One region of Mesobacillus boroniphilus genomic DNA includes:
- a CDS encoding peroxiredoxin family protein, with product MVKKAIAAGILAGLVLFALFQHLYKIEEPKAIEASKSTIGIGAGMVAPNFTLKNLAGEDVSLKDYRGKKVMLNFWATWCPPCKEEMPAMEKFYKEKSKDVEILAVNLDPQNKVKAFVKDNEITFPILLDQDGATQQTYSIISIPTTFIIDEQGLILKKHIGSMTYEQMQELTK from the coding sequence GTGGTCAAAAAAGCGATTGCAGCTGGAATTCTTGCTGGCTTAGTTTTGTTTGCTCTATTCCAGCATCTTTATAAAATCGAGGAACCGAAAGCAATTGAAGCATCAAAATCAACAATTGGAATTGGAGCTGGGATGGTAGCTCCGAATTTTACACTGAAAAACCTTGCTGGTGAAGATGTGAGCTTGAAAGATTACAGAGGTAAGAAGGTAATGCTGAATTTTTGGGCTACTTGGTGTCCGCCTTGCAAAGAGGAAATGCCGGCGATGGAGAAATTTTATAAAGAAAAGTCAAAGGATGTTGAAATTCTCGCAGTCAATCTGGATCCTCAAAACAAGGTAAAGGCGTTTGTGAAGGATAATGAAATAACCTTCCCGATCTTACTTGATCAAGATGGAGCCACACAGCAAACATACTCAATCATTTCAATTCCTACCACATTTATTATTGATGAGCAGGGATTGATCCTAAAAAAGCATATTGGTTCCATGACATACGAACAAATGCAGGAACTTACGAAGTAA
- a CDS encoding AAA family ATPase produces MELHKKQIPIDEQILLWEEEINTKGFIQDEASLITAIKKLTKSEEHKQLSQTLTLAAQSRSQRNGYDSLVLEWLKTAIEHDSANKKAKSLLARNQWKDKGNLFEQLIFPRIRETDNRALKKKTAEQYIDISQQFLSHAEEELDDLKAKTVEKGSEVEAKFKRLTDMLEKAVEETAALLKATELYEESVTGVFHTAIHYEEIQKRLQSLEQIKLQWEEEFAEESERQKQSEIDPLAELNKMIGLESVKERVNDFYRFLKYQQKRKELGLQTKDDQSLNMVLTGNPGTGKTSLARLLAKIYHQLGVLPREEIIEADRSQLVGAYVGQTEENVRKVVEQALGGVLFIDEAYSLKREGQTGNDYGQTAIDTLVSLMTGKEYGGKFAVILAGYPEEMRQFLDANPGLRSRFPQSNLIHLPDYSDGELLQIADQAAQDNDYAMTDAAKLELRDRIEKERVDDTFGNARTVRNLVLEAIFKKGSRQSEEDDFSTYTLLEKEDFESPSTISAEKPLDRLNALVGLDTVKSEVTSLISFVRMQQLRKEKGLPAVPIQLHSVFSGNPGTGKTTVAKIYAELLKECGMLKRGHLIISSRADFVAGYVGQTAIKTKKKIREALGGVLFIDEAYSLLGQSSGDFGKEVIDTLVDEMTRHNENLVVILAGYPAEMDMLLESNPGLRSRFKKFFHFPDYSVSDLLLIIKNYAGKYQYRMNPEAEAFLSEKLSTTELKGNGRFATNLVDEAIQSQAYRLIDGGNVENLDEDVFYLEKQDFEAALKKLIG; encoded by the coding sequence ATGGAACTACATAAAAAACAAATTCCTATAGATGAACAGATTTTGCTATGGGAGGAAGAGATAAATACAAAAGGCTTTATTCAGGATGAAGCCAGTTTGATCACAGCAATCAAGAAGCTGACAAAAAGTGAAGAGCATAAGCAACTTTCTCAAACCCTGACTCTGGCTGCACAATCTAGATCCCAACGAAATGGGTATGATTCTCTCGTCCTTGAGTGGTTAAAGACTGCGATAGAACACGATTCGGCAAACAAGAAGGCAAAATCCTTGCTCGCCAGGAATCAGTGGAAAGATAAAGGGAATTTATTTGAACAGCTAATCTTCCCTCGGATCAGGGAAACTGATAATCGAGCCTTAAAAAAGAAAACAGCCGAGCAGTATATCGATATTTCCCAGCAATTCCTTTCACACGCTGAAGAAGAGCTTGATGACCTAAAAGCCAAGACGGTTGAAAAAGGGTCTGAAGTTGAGGCTAAGTTCAAGAGGTTGACCGATATGCTGGAAAAGGCTGTAGAAGAGACTGCAGCTCTCTTGAAAGCGACAGAGCTATATGAAGAGTCGGTTACCGGAGTATTTCACACAGCCATCCATTATGAAGAAATACAGAAAAGACTTCAAAGTCTGGAACAGATCAAGCTGCAATGGGAAGAAGAATTTGCTGAGGAATCGGAGAGGCAAAAACAGTCTGAAATCGATCCTCTGGCTGAACTTAATAAAATGATAGGACTTGAATCGGTCAAGGAGAGAGTGAATGATTTTTACCGATTCTTGAAGTATCAGCAAAAGCGGAAAGAGCTTGGTCTGCAGACGAAGGATGATCAAAGCTTGAATATGGTCCTGACTGGTAATCCGGGAACAGGAAAAACTTCATTGGCACGATTGCTTGCAAAAATATATCACCAGCTTGGAGTACTGCCGCGAGAAGAAATCATCGAGGCTGACCGTTCACAGCTTGTTGGTGCTTATGTCGGGCAGACAGAAGAAAATGTCAGGAAGGTCGTTGAGCAAGCCCTGGGAGGGGTGCTATTTATTGATGAGGCGTACAGTCTTAAGCGGGAAGGCCAGACTGGAAATGATTATGGTCAAACTGCTATCGATACACTCGTTTCTTTAATGACCGGGAAAGAGTATGGAGGTAAATTCGCCGTGATTCTTGCTGGTTATCCAGAAGAAATGCGTCAATTTCTTGATGCGAACCCAGGTTTAAGATCACGTTTCCCTCAATCAAATTTGATTCATCTACCAGATTATTCGGATGGTGAACTGTTACAGATTGCGGATCAAGCGGCACAGGATAACGATTATGCGATGACAGATGCAGCAAAGCTTGAGCTTAGGGATCGTATTGAAAAGGAAAGAGTCGATGATACCTTCGGAAATGCCAGGACGGTACGAAACCTTGTATTGGAAGCAATTTTCAAAAAGGGATCCAGGCAGAGTGAAGAAGATGACTTTTCAACTTATACCTTATTAGAAAAAGAGGATTTTGAATCTCCTTCAACTATTTCAGCTGAAAAACCACTCGACAGGCTGAATGCACTCGTTGGATTGGACACTGTGAAATCAGAGGTTACCTCCCTGATTTCCTTCGTCAGGATGCAGCAGCTGCGAAAGGAAAAGGGACTGCCTGCTGTGCCGATACAGCTTCACTCAGTCTTTTCCGGTAATCCGGGAACAGGAAAAACTACTGTAGCAAAGATTTACGCAGAACTTCTGAAGGAATGCGGAATGCTGAAGAGAGGACATCTTATTATCAGCAGCCGGGCCGATTTTGTCGCTGGTTATGTCGGACAGACTGCAATCAAGACAAAGAAAAAAATTCGAGAGGCACTCGGAGGAGTATTATTTATAGATGAGGCATACTCTTTGCTGGGTCAAAGCTCAGGTGATTTTGGCAAGGAAGTTATTGATACTCTTGTCGATGAAATGACCAGGCATAATGAAAATCTTGTTGTGATCCTAGCTGGATATCCTGCTGAAATGGATATGCTGCTCGAAAGCAATCCTGGCCTCAGGTCAAGGTTCAAGAAGTTTTTCCACTTTCCGGACTATAGTGTGAGTGATTTGTTGCTCATCATCAAGAACTACGCTGGCAAGTATCAATATAGGATGAACCCCGAAGCTGAAGCGTTTTTGTCTGAGAAACTTTCAACAACAGAACTGAAAGGGAATGGTCGCTTTGCCACAAACTTAGTGGATGAAGCGATTCAATCCCAGGCATATCGATTGATTGACGGGGGAAATGTCGAGAATCTGGATGAAGATGTTTTCTACTTGGAAAAACAGGATTTTGAAGCGGCTTTAAAAAAGCTTATAGGATAA
- the mtnA gene encoding S-methyl-5-thioribose-1-phosphate isomerase — protein sequence MEEIFLQSVKYEGEKLYILDQTKLPQVTEFLEITNIDDVWDAIKQLKVRGAPAIGIAAAYGLVLGINGAPEKDFETFYEYFKKQADYLATSRPTAVNLFWALKRMDTRAKVESGKPVKDIKKLLEEEAHLIRQEDENVCSSIGENALSLFKDGMTVLTHCNAGGIATAKYGTALAPIYLAKERGMDIKVFADETRPLLQGARLTAWELMQAGIDVTLITDSMAAMVMQQGKVQAVIVGCDRVAANGDVANKIGTYGVALLAKAHNIPFYVAAPLSTIDLETKTGDEIPIEERAAEEITAGFGKSTAPEGVKVFNPAFDVTPNHLITAIITEKGIMRGNYSEELPRLFDK from the coding sequence ATGGAAGAAATATTTTTGCAATCCGTAAAGTATGAAGGTGAAAAGCTCTATATATTAGATCAAACAAAACTTCCCCAAGTTACAGAATTCCTGGAAATCACCAATATAGATGATGTATGGGATGCTATCAAACAGCTTAAAGTAAGGGGAGCTCCGGCGATTGGCATTGCCGCTGCTTACGGTCTGGTGCTAGGTATTAATGGTGCACCAGAGAAGGATTTCGAGACATTTTATGAGTATTTCAAAAAGCAAGCGGATTACCTAGCTACATCAAGGCCGACTGCAGTCAATCTTTTCTGGGCACTCAAAAGGATGGATACTCGAGCTAAGGTTGAAAGTGGAAAGCCGGTAAAGGATATCAAAAAGCTATTGGAAGAAGAAGCCCATTTGATTCGGCAGGAGGATGAAAATGTCTGCAGTTCCATCGGCGAAAATGCATTGAGTTTATTTAAAGATGGGATGACTGTGTTGACTCATTGCAACGCAGGTGGAATAGCTACAGCAAAATACGGAACAGCGCTTGCGCCTATCTATTTGGCTAAAGAGCGTGGAATGGATATCAAGGTATTTGCTGATGAGACTCGACCATTGCTGCAAGGTGCACGCCTGACAGCCTGGGAATTAATGCAGGCTGGAATCGATGTCACCCTCATTACTGACAGTATGGCGGCCATGGTCATGCAACAGGGAAAGGTACAGGCAGTAATCGTAGGCTGTGACCGTGTAGCAGCCAATGGAGACGTAGCCAATAAAATTGGAACATATGGTGTTGCTTTACTTGCAAAAGCACATAACATCCCTTTCTATGTCGCTGCGCCACTATCGACAATTGATCTTGAAACAAAAACAGGTGATGAAATACCAATTGAAGAACGGGCAGCTGAGGAAATCACTGCTGGATTCGGGAAATCGACAGCACCTGAAGGCGTTAAGGTTTTCAATCCCGCCTTTGATGTTACACCAAACCACTTAATTACCGCGATCATTACTGAAAAAGGAATCATGCGAGGAAACTACAGCGAAGAACTTCCGCGTTTGTTTGATAAATAA
- a CDS encoding HesB/YadR/YfhF family protein: protein MKITVNDDAAAWYENEMDLSSGSYLRFFVRYGGFSSIQKGFSLGVSKEEPDHVGVKTEKNGVTYYIEEKDIWYFDGHDLIVELHPVGQEPDFKFEK, encoded by the coding sequence ATGAAAATTACAGTTAATGATGATGCAGCAGCATGGTATGAAAATGAAATGGACCTTTCATCCGGAAGTTATTTGCGATTCTTTGTCCGGTACGGCGGCTTCAGTTCTATCCAGAAAGGTTTTTCATTAGGTGTCTCCAAGGAAGAACCGGATCATGTCGGTGTGAAAACAGAAAAAAATGGTGTCACCTATTATATTGAAGAAAAAGATATTTGGTATTTTGACGGCCATGATTTAATTGTAGAGCTCCACCCGGTTGGCCAGGAACCTGACTTCAAATTCGAAAAGTAA
- the tlp gene encoding small acid-soluble spore protein Tlp: MANNTPKPDDRSDNVEKLQSMIHHTIENMEDAEAAMVNSSPEDQQRIKAKNERRRESIDAFRAEIKDEAHNEQ, from the coding sequence ATGGCAAATAATACACCAAAGCCGGATGATCGAAGCGATAATGTTGAAAAGCTGCAGTCCATGATCCATCATACGATTGAGAACATGGAAGATGCTGAAGCTGCAATGGTCAATTCTAGTCCTGAAGACCAACAAAGAATCAAGGCTAAAAATGAGCGCCGCAGAGAAAGTATTGATGCCTTTAGGGCTGAAATCAAGGATGAAGCACATAACGAGCAGTAA
- a CDS encoding acid-soluble spore protein N — protein sequence MSNPKRDSKHYVPSHLGTQPRGFSGNKGKKMNDKSGEHAQVMQTKGE from the coding sequence ATGAGCAATCCTAAAAGGGACAGCAAGCATTATGTTCCAAGCCACCTTGGAACCCAGCCACGTGGTTTCAGTGGCAATAAAGGAAAGAAAATGAACGATAAGTCGGGTGAACATGCCCAGGTAATGCAAACTAAAGGTGAATAG
- a CDS encoding CapA family protein codes for MRKKKKKAYGLALFAGVGILASTMTFQMYHEAQAKTPTITVKSQKPHLERSFDVSGKSFVETVKLGAIGDILIHDTVYEDAFLNPGYDFKPMLSNVRGYLIEPDLLLANQETLLGGVEIGLSSYPMFNSPVEVGDALIDAGVDIVSNANNHSLDRSEKGVLASIKNMEAAELPYVGSFKDEADQQKLRILNKNGINISYLSYTYGTNGIPVPIGKDHLVNLIDREAMKAEIHRARAESDVVVMSIHWGNEYQRFPTNDQKNLAQFLVDEGVDIIFGHHPHVLQPMEWLTATDGRKALVVYSLGNFLSGQMWDYKDIGGLATVEITKNITPDGNEVVLQNPEFLPTFVSSSRQSNYRVVPLQEAGNFGLAGAEKKYNEIMHHMTQFIKE; via the coding sequence ATGAGAAAAAAGAAGAAAAAAGCTTATGGTCTGGCCTTGTTTGCTGGGGTGGGTATTTTGGCATCAACAATGACATTCCAGATGTACCACGAAGCCCAGGCAAAAACACCAACTATAACTGTGAAATCACAAAAGCCACATCTCGAAAGAAGCTTTGATGTCTCTGGCAAAAGTTTTGTGGAAACGGTTAAATTAGGCGCAATCGGTGATATCCTGATTCACGATACTGTTTACGAAGATGCCTTCCTGAATCCTGGTTATGATTTCAAACCAATGCTCAGTAATGTAAGAGGTTATTTAATTGAACCTGATCTTTTGCTAGCGAACCAGGAAACGCTTCTTGGAGGAGTGGAAATTGGACTATCTAGCTACCCGATGTTCAATAGTCCTGTAGAAGTTGGAGACGCATTGATAGATGCAGGGGTCGATATTGTATCAAACGCAAATAACCATTCGCTAGACAGATCTGAAAAGGGTGTCCTGGCTTCCATTAAAAATATGGAAGCGGCAGAACTTCCTTATGTGGGGTCTTTCAAAGATGAAGCTGACCAGCAAAAATTGCGGATATTAAATAAAAATGGGATTAATATTTCTTATTTATCATACACCTATGGAACAAATGGGATCCCAGTCCCTATTGGCAAGGATCACCTCGTGAACCTGATTGACCGTGAAGCAATGAAAGCTGAGATACACCGCGCTCGAGCAGAATCTGATGTTGTGGTCATGAGTATCCACTGGGGAAATGAATATCAGCGTTTCCCTACGAATGATCAAAAGAATCTTGCACAGTTTCTCGTCGACGAGGGTGTTGATATCATCTTTGGGCATCACCCGCATGTGCTGCAGCCCATGGAATGGCTGACGGCGACAGACGGCAGAAAGGCATTGGTTGTCTATTCTCTGGGTAATTTCCTGTCTGGGCAAATGTGGGACTATAAGGATATCGGCGGTCTTGCCACTGTGGAAATAACAAAAAACATCACACCGGATGGTAATGAAGTCGTATTGCAAAACCCTGAATTCCTCCCAACCTTTGTTTCAAGCAGCAGACAAAGTAATTACCGGGTTGTTCCTTTGCAAGAAGCCGGTAATTTCGGACTTGCTGGTGCTGAAAAAAAATATAATGAGATCATGCATCATATGACTCAATTCATAAAAGAATAA
- a CDS encoding STAS domain-containing protein, with protein MSRAIHLFKDFLISREEKVITNILNSIDENQPEAFSKVTNQTKFNLYKEQITELIHLLERFLIGESDDEKINDWGKRVSEDNVRLGLSLSQSVHHFNSVRGALWEEISAMAERTNNFSAGESLRLGKLINDFIDDLILTFTYSFTGQATKRLRAQQEVIDELSTPVISIVDEVAVLPIIGDIDTHRARILMEHTLRETKNKEVDCLIIDLSGVFIVDTMVAQELFKIIDSLKLTGVDVNLTGMRPELAQSVVTLGINFDNVKMYSNLGQALKAFGIVRK; from the coding sequence ATGTCTAGAGCAATTCACTTATTTAAAGATTTTTTGATTAGCAGGGAAGAAAAAGTAATTACGAATATATTAAATTCAATTGATGAAAATCAGCCAGAAGCATTCAGCAAGGTAACAAACCAAACAAAATTCAATTTATATAAAGAACAAATAACAGAATTAATCCATTTGCTTGAACGCTTTTTAATAGGGGAATCAGACGACGAGAAAATTAACGATTGGGGTAAAAGGGTGAGTGAAGATAATGTGCGTTTAGGTCTCTCACTTAGTCAATCAGTTCACCACTTCAACAGTGTCCGCGGTGCATTGTGGGAAGAAATCTCTGCAATGGCAGAGAGAACGAATAATTTTAGTGCTGGGGAAAGCTTAAGGTTAGGTAAACTTATTAATGACTTCATTGACGACCTGATTCTCACTTTTACTTATTCCTTTACGGGTCAGGCCACTAAACGCCTGCGAGCACAGCAGGAGGTCATTGATGAACTAAGCACACCTGTCATTTCTATTGTCGATGAAGTGGCCGTCCTGCCGATTATTGGCGATATTGATACACATAGAGCAAGGATCTTGATGGAACATACCTTGCGTGAAACGAAGAATAAGGAAGTTGATTGCTTGATCATTGATCTCTCAGGTGTATTCATAGTGGATACAATGGTCGCCCAGGAGCTATTTAAAATAATAGACAGCCTTAAACTTACAGGAGTTGATGTGAACCTGACAGGAATGCGGCCAGAACTGGCTCAATCAGTGGTTACCCTTGGCATCAATTTTGATAACGTAAAAATGTACAGCAATTTGGGACAGGCACTGAAGGCCTTTGGAATCGTCCGTAAATAA
- a CDS encoding phospholipase D family protein: MSKKNSLFILMILAIIVVITAVYHTHKDLPEGLSYEGDVHNVKDVRFLYDLTYKGQDGEQKYEHHIFDTILQRIEEAEDFIVLDMFLFNGYYKKDMGYPELSESIAEKLIAQKKKNKNLKIVFITDEINLTYGSHKSGILKELRENDIKVIFTNLDPLRDSNPLYTAVWRVFFQWFGESGEGWIPNPMAKNAPDVTLRTYLELLNLKANHRKVFVTEKTAIVSSANPHDASGFHSNIAFETSGNIIGDILESEQAVIDFSGGGKLPVYTSVKEKGPIKVQVLTEGEILKHLLHELKKTGEGDHIWLGMFYLAERKVIDEIDKAADRGAKINIILDPNTNAFGNQKSGLPNIPVSEEIMEFGSNNIEIKWYNAGQEQYHAKMIYFERGKKSLVLGGSANFTRRNLDDLNLETNMKITAASDSEFIKGVDDYFNRIWNNDGARFTLDYEENKDKLTPFKYIIYWIQRILWFTSY; this comes from the coding sequence TTGTCTAAAAAAAATTCGTTATTTATTTTAATGATCCTTGCAATAATAGTAGTCATCACTGCTGTCTATCATACGCACAAAGATCTTCCTGAAGGCTTATCGTATGAGGGGGATGTCCATAACGTAAAGGATGTCCGCTTTTTATACGATTTAACCTACAAAGGGCAAGATGGTGAACAAAAGTACGAGCATCATATTTTCGATACGATACTGCAAAGGATAGAGGAAGCTGAGGATTTCATCGTCCTGGATATGTTTTTATTCAATGGCTATTATAAGAAAGATATGGGCTATCCCGAATTAAGCGAATCGATTGCTGAAAAACTTATTGCCCAAAAGAAAAAGAATAAAAATCTCAAAATCGTATTCATCACAGATGAAATTAATTTGACATACGGATCCCACAAATCCGGCATCTTGAAGGAACTTCGGGAAAATGACATAAAAGTTATCTTCACTAACCTGGATCCGTTAAGGGATTCCAATCCATTATATACAGCTGTTTGGCGCGTGTTTTTCCAGTGGTTCGGTGAATCAGGGGAAGGCTGGATTCCGAACCCGATGGCAAAGAATGCTCCTGACGTGACGCTCCGCACCTATCTTGAACTACTAAACCTGAAGGCGAATCACAGGAAAGTGTTCGTCACTGAGAAAACAGCTATTGTTTCATCTGCGAATCCGCATGATGCAAGCGGATTCCACTCAAACATCGCCTTTGAAACAAGCGGAAATATAATCGGAGACATTCTTGAATCTGAGCAGGCTGTAATCGACTTCTCAGGAGGAGGAAAACTCCCTGTATACACATCTGTAAAAGAAAAAGGACCTATTAAGGTCCAAGTTCTAACAGAGGGGGAAATCCTCAAGCATCTCCTGCACGAACTGAAAAAAACGGGGGAAGGGGATCATATTTGGTTAGGTATGTTCTATCTTGCCGAAAGGAAAGTAATCGACGAAATCGACAAGGCAGCAGACCGGGGTGCGAAAATCAATATTATACTTGACCCAAATACTAATGCATTTGGCAATCAGAAATCGGGTCTGCCCAATATTCCTGTGTCAGAAGAAATCATGGAATTTGGCAGCAATAACATTGAGATTAAATGGTACAATGCTGGCCAAGAGCAATATCACGCAAAAATGATCTACTTTGAACGCGGTAAAAAAAGCCTGGTACTCGGAGGGTCCGCCAACTTCACCCGTAGGAATCTTGATGATTTAAATCTTGAAACCAACATGAAAATAACAGCAGCCTCCGATAGTGAATTCATCAAGGGTGTTGATGATTATTTCAATAGAATCTGGAATAACGACGGAGCAAGGTTCACACTTGATTACGAAGAAAATAAGGACAAGTTGACTCCCTTTAAATATATAATCTACTGGATTCAAAGAATATTATGGTTCACAAGCTATTAG
- the plsY gene encoding glycerol-3-phosphate 1-O-acyltransferase PlsY — protein sequence MVLNAIIIILAYLLGSIPSGLIIGKVFYGKDIREHGSGNLGGTNTFRTLGVKAGLVVSIADVLKGTLAATLPLLLNADLHMLLVGVFAVIGHMYPIFAGFRGGKAVATSGGVLLAYIPVLFLFMLIIFFISLYITKYVSLSSILTGIAAFIYALFTQDLPLIVVVAVLATFVIYRHRANIARIRNKTEPKIKWL from the coding sequence ATGGTATTAAACGCAATTATAATTATTCTAGCTTACTTGCTGGGCTCAATACCTTCTGGCCTCATTATCGGGAAAGTATTCTATGGCAAAGACATCCGTGAACATGGGAGCGGAAATTTAGGCGGTACAAATACATTCCGGACATTGGGGGTAAAAGCTGGTTTAGTAGTAAGCATTGCTGACGTTTTGAAAGGAACTCTTGCAGCAACTCTTCCTTTGCTTCTAAATGCTGATCTCCATATGCTATTGGTAGGAGTTTTTGCTGTGATTGGACACATGTATCCGATTTTCGCAGGATTTCGAGGCGGAAAAGCGGTCGCTACTTCCGGTGGTGTTTTACTCGCATATATACCGGTATTATTCTTGTTCATGCTCATTATCTTTTTCATCAGCTTGTACATAACAAAGTATGTTTCTCTATCTTCCATTCTAACTGGTATAGCCGCGTTCATTTACGCACTGTTTACCCAGGACCTTCCTTTGATAGTCGTTGTTGCGGTCCTGGCTACCTTCGTTATTTACAGGCATCGTGCTAATATTGCGAGAATCCGCAATAAAACAGAGCCAAAAATCAAGTGGCTTTAA
- a CDS encoding two-component system sensor histidine kinase NtrB, whose protein sequence is MKALKYSNPSHFSFEMKERRANASGLILDGPLKEYPGYFPTFLPLEKSFPNHNLAMTKDELTMVDLYLKKEDLESKSLKLEQEIAEKQQTLKRLQQAIESATGDIQAASASHLAAGLAHEIRNPLTTIKGFIQLLKPELQAAGRQEFADVALDEISRANSLLTEFLSVLKPASSEKKKKLSINPLAMSMIKLFLSESIMKDIEISDDLPKVEIYVFADENAIKQVLVNLFKNAIEAVEGNHRKKGSIKLVVNKDGGFVCVSVIDNGGGIDEYSLKKIFTPFYTTKANGTGMGLAISKQIIENHGGEMSVTTQPYETTFKFSLPAI, encoded by the coding sequence ATGAAAGCTTTGAAATACTCTAACCCCTCTCATTTCAGCTTTGAAATGAAGGAGAGACGGGCAAATGCAAGTGGTTTAATCTTAGATGGACCATTAAAAGAGTATCCCGGTTACTTTCCGACTTTCTTACCACTCGAAAAATCTTTCCCAAATCATAACCTGGCAATGACGAAGGATGAGTTGACAATGGTTGATTTATATCTAAAAAAAGAAGATCTCGAAAGCAAAAGTTTAAAACTGGAACAGGAAATAGCTGAAAAACAGCAAACCTTAAAAAGGCTGCAACAGGCGATTGAATCTGCCACGGGAGATATTCAAGCTGCTTCAGCAAGCCATTTGGCGGCCGGGTTAGCCCATGAAATAAGAAATCCTCTGACAACAATCAAGGGTTTTATCCAGTTACTTAAGCCGGAACTTCAGGCTGCAGGCAGGCAGGAGTTTGCAGATGTAGCTCTTGATGAAATAAGTCGAGCTAACAGCTTACTGACTGAATTTCTTTCCGTATTGAAACCTGCCTCTTCTGAGAAAAAGAAGAAGCTATCTATAAACCCCTTAGCTATGAGCATGATCAAGCTTTTTTTAAGCGAGTCTATAATGAAGGATATTGAAATCAGTGATGACCTTCCAAAAGTCGAGATATATGTATTTGCAGATGAAAATGCAATTAAACAAGTGTTAGTCAATTTGTTTAAGAATGCAATAGAGGCCGTTGAAGGAAATCATAGAAAAAAAGGTTCCATAAAATTGGTTGTCAACAAAGACGGGGGTTTTGTTTGCGTTAGTGTAATAGATAATGGCGGTGGCATTGATGAATACTCTCTGAAGAAAATCTTCACTCCTTTTTACACAACAAAAGCAAATGGCACCGGAATGGGACTGGCGATCAGCAAGCAAATAATTGAAAATCACGGCGGTGAAATGAGTGTCACCACTCAGCCATACGAAACAACATTCAAATTTTCACTCCCTGCCATATGA
- a CDS encoding acyl-CoA thioesterase: MKISSREIEVRYAETDQMGVVYHANYLVWMELGRTQLIKELGFNYAEMEKDGIISPVLDIQASYKKPLRYGDTATIKTWVEEYDGIRSVYKYEIFNGKGELALTGSSKHVCVKKDNFRPISLKRSFPDWHEAYLQAMKKPEDEREQV; this comes from the coding sequence ATGAAAATATCTTCTAGGGAAATCGAGGTAAGATATGCAGAAACAGACCAGATGGGTGTCGTGTATCACGCTAATTATCTGGTGTGGATGGAGCTGGGCAGAACACAATTGATTAAGGAACTTGGCTTTAATTATGCAGAAATGGAGAAGGATGGAATCATCTCACCTGTACTTGATATACAAGCTTCCTATAAAAAACCATTGAGATATGGAGATACAGCTACAATCAAGACCTGGGTGGAGGAATATGATGGGATTCGGTCCGTCTATAAATATGAAATCTTCAATGGTAAAGGTGAGCTCGCATTGACTGGCAGCTCAAAACATGTCTGTGTTAAAAAGGATAACTTCCGGCCGATATCGTTAAAAAGGAGCTTTCCAGACTGGCATGAAGCTTATTTACAGGCAATGAAAAAGCCTGAAGATGAAAGGGAGCAGGTCTGA
- a CDS encoding FbpB family small basic protein: MRKPRKRSFQELVMENKRQLLNDRDALEKIEAKLEQKHLGKAE; the protein is encoded by the coding sequence ATGAGAAAACCTAGAAAGCGTTCTTTTCAAGAGCTAGTTATGGAAAATAAACGCCAACTTCTAAATGACCGTGACGCACTCGAGAAAATCGAGGCTAAATTAGAGCAAAAACACTTGGGTAAAGCTGAGTAA